A single Carassius carassius chromosome 3, fCarCar2.1, whole genome shotgun sequence DNA region contains:
- the lyve1a gene encoding lymphatic vessel endothelial hyaluronic acid receptor 1a produces MHITDHTLLRGSKKAEFTMARVWMRMMMMMLLLFSSLFMSSLTFDIQSVKVNPKRAISGVFEASIGNTYALSASAARDLCEHLGLTIASKAQVAEAQKHGLETCRFGWVDEQIVVVPRVQVKSNCGNGGTGVVVWRADPSKEFDVFCFNLTDFEAQNQASMAAHQTTTRKPTTTHSSVFPIAQTGVHLRKSPSSKLTSPSSSSVPFSSSSHSPWVNDIDDEGKHQPMNGTQIEAIPAALLITVTFTVILAVFLALYYVRTNRPCRTQCDSEQQKEYIETEVWEHSGEKDLQKPQEEHVEENEEENNNSSSAEKE; encoded by the exons ATGCACATCACCGATCACACTTTGCTCAGAGGCTCAAAGAAAGCAGAATTCACCATGGCAAGAGtctggatgaggatgatgatgatgatgctgctgCTTTTCAGTAGTTTATTCATGTCTAGCCTAACTTTTGACATCCAGTCAGTAAAAG TGAACCCTAAACGAGCCATCTCCGGTGTGTTTGAGGCTTCCATCGGAAACACATACGCCTTAAGTGCATCAGCAGCCAGAGATCTTTGTGAGCATCTAGGTTTGACTATTGCAAGCAAAGCACAGGTAGCAGAGGCCCAGAAGCACGGTCTGGAGACATGCAG GTTCGGGTGGGTAGATGAGCAAATAGTTGTTGTTCCCCGAGTTCAGGTCAAATCGAACTGTGGCAATGGCGGGACTGGGGTTGTTGTGTGGCGTGCAGACCCCAGTAAAGAGTTTGATGTCTTCTGCTTCAATTTAACAG ATTTTgaggcacaaaaccaagcttccaTGGCCGCACACCAAACGACAACAAGAAAGCCAACCACAACACATTCATCTGTTTTTCCCATTGCTCAAACTGGAGTTCATCTGAGGAAAAGCCCATCTTCTAAACTCACTTCCCCATCATCTTCCTCTGTTCCTTTTTCTTCATCTTCTCACAGTCCCTGGGTTAACGACATTGATGATGAAGGGAAGCATCAGCCCATGAATGGAACCCAGATTGAGG CTATTCCAGCTGCCTTACTGATCACAGTCACCTTCACAGTCATACTTGCTGTCTTTCTAGCACTTTATTATGTCAGAAC GAACAGACCCTGCAGGACGCAGTGTGACAGCGAGCAGCAGAAGGAGTATATCGAGACGGAGGTTTGGGAGCACAGTGGTGAGAAAGACCTGCAGAAACCACAGGAGGAGCATGTGGAGGAGAACGAggaagaaaacaacaacagcagttCTGCAGAAAAGGAGTGA